The following coding sequences lie in one Saccharopolyspora hordei genomic window:
- a CDS encoding sodium:solute symporter family protein, with the protein MTAGSTGQIVGVVIASLLVIGSGIGMSVYFGRKAKSSKDWLTAGESLPLVVVIVTQFATATGGGVLIAHVGIGYESGWSVFIYEGCVLVGFLVLMLIATWLRQQRFTTVPDIITKLFGRHKLVTAIAALAALVVPFGWLATQFVAFAQLFGQLTGVSPTALILLIMVASLLFVLPGGLTSVAWTDFVFGLFMIAMSLGVAAYAVHLAGGWGHITATLPQRLWGWEGLTAAGWEQIWLWVAAILPGTLTNQLYYQRVFATRKVSDARRGLGLSGLTMLVGGVYAGCIGLSVRSMNPGLANEEDAAGWLLTQLPSWLVIVFGAFLVSTIVSTTGAALQSVVANLIRDVYQNIAGKQQGERQTVALSRMITVGVSVLAAVLAILFPKALTWLVATYAYSAAALAAPIFLGYVLHRRRRLTPVAAIASMLAGIVGCAAAQLLDTTVPYAVYGIAASAAVLLVTALATPGKPGAPVRSEQVRERA; encoded by the coding sequence ATGACCGCAGGATCCACCGGGCAGATCGTCGGAGTCGTCATCGCCAGCCTGCTGGTGATCGGTTCCGGCATCGGCATGTCCGTCTACTTCGGACGGAAGGCGAAGAGCTCGAAGGACTGGCTCACCGCGGGCGAATCACTGCCGCTCGTCGTCGTGATCGTCACCCAGTTCGCCACCGCCACCGGTGGCGGGGTGCTCATCGCGCACGTCGGCATCGGCTACGAGTCCGGCTGGTCGGTGTTCATCTACGAGGGCTGCGTGCTGGTCGGCTTCCTCGTGCTGATGCTCATCGCGACGTGGTTGCGCCAACAGCGCTTCACCACCGTGCCGGACATCATCACCAAGCTGTTCGGCCGGCACAAGCTGGTCACCGCGATCGCCGCGCTGGCCGCCCTGGTGGTGCCGTTCGGCTGGCTGGCCACCCAGTTCGTCGCCTTCGCCCAGCTCTTCGGCCAGCTCACCGGCGTCTCCCCCACCGCGCTCATCCTGCTCATCATGGTGGCCTCGCTGCTGTTCGTGCTCCCGGGCGGGTTGACCTCGGTGGCCTGGACCGACTTCGTCTTCGGCCTGTTCATGATCGCGATGTCGCTCGGCGTGGCCGCCTACGCGGTGCACCTGGCCGGGGGCTGGGGCCACATCACGGCGACGCTGCCGCAGCGGCTGTGGGGCTGGGAGGGCCTGACCGCCGCAGGCTGGGAGCAGATCTGGCTGTGGGTCGCGGCGATCCTGCCCGGCACGCTCACCAACCAGCTCTACTACCAGCGCGTCTTCGCCACCAGGAAGGTCTCCGACGCCCGCCGCGGGCTCGGGCTGTCCGGGCTGACCATGCTCGTCGGCGGTGTCTACGCCGGGTGCATCGGGCTGTCGGTGCGCTCGATGAACCCGGGCCTGGCCAACGAGGAGGACGCCGCCGGGTGGCTGCTCACCCAGCTGCCGAGCTGGCTGGTCATCGTCTTCGGCGCGTTCCTGGTGTCGACGATCGTCTCCACCACCGGCGCGGCGCTGCAGTCCGTGGTGGCCAACCTGATCCGCGACGTGTACCAGAACATCGCGGGCAAGCAGCAGGGCGAGCGGCAGACGGTGGCGCTGTCGCGGATGATCACCGTCGGGGTGTCGGTGCTGGCCGCGGTCCTGGCCATCCTGTTCCCCAAGGCCCTGACCTGGCTGGTGGCCACCTACGCCTACTCGGCCGCCGCGCTGGCCGCGCCCATCTTCCTCGGCTACGTCCTGCACCGGCGCCGCCGGCTCACGCCGGTCGCCGCGATCGCCAGCATGCTGGCCGGCATCGTCGGGTGCGCGGCGGCGCAGCTGCTCGACACCACGGTCCCGTACGCCGTCTACGGCATCGCCGCCTCGGCCGCGGTGCTGCTGGTGACGGCACTCGCCACACCGGGCAAGCCCGGTGCACCCGTCCGCAGCGAACAAGTGAGGGAACGAGCATGA
- a CDS encoding dienelactone hydrolase family protein codes for MTNPHQNVSFPSNGRTAHGYLATPSGSGPGVVVIQEWWGLTDHVADVTDRLAAEGFVALAPDLYGGHTTHDAKEAARMMKELPVDQAARDLAGAVDFLLKHEQVTSTSVGVVGFCMGGKFAIVLAAQQGDRVGAAVPFYGLPSVDETDFSGLTAPMLCHFGEYDRTISVEAVSELRDKIQRQSPVRPQIYFYPAGHAFFNDQNPAAYHEDSARTAWPRTLDFLRRHLS; via the coding sequence GTGACGAATCCGCACCAGAACGTCAGCTTCCCCAGCAACGGGCGCACCGCGCACGGGTACCTGGCGACGCCCTCCGGCAGCGGCCCCGGCGTGGTCGTGATCCAGGAGTGGTGGGGGCTGACCGATCACGTCGCGGACGTGACCGACCGGCTGGCGGCCGAGGGGTTCGTGGCCCTCGCCCCCGACCTCTACGGCGGGCACACCACGCACGACGCGAAGGAAGCCGCCCGGATGATGAAGGAGCTGCCGGTCGACCAGGCGGCCCGCGACCTCGCCGGCGCGGTCGACTTCCTGCTCAAGCACGAGCAGGTGACCAGCACGTCGGTCGGCGTGGTCGGGTTCTGCATGGGCGGCAAGTTCGCCATCGTGCTGGCCGCGCAGCAGGGCGACCGGGTGGGGGCGGCGGTGCCGTTCTACGGCCTGCCCTCGGTGGACGAGACCGACTTCTCCGGGCTCACCGCGCCGATGCTGTGCCACTTCGGCGAGTACGACCGCACGATCAGCGTGGAGGCGGTCAGCGAGCTGCGCGACAAGATCCAGCGGCAGTCCCCGGTCCGGCCGCAGATCTACTTCTACCCGGCGGGTCACGCGTTCTTCAACGACCAGAACCCGGCGGCCTACCACGAGGACTCGGCCCGCACGGCGTGGCCGCGGACCCTCGACTTCCTCCGCCGCCACCTCAGCTGA
- a CDS encoding DnaJ domain-containing protein, translating into MRGVDYYELLGVRRDATASEIKSAYRTLARTMHPDVGGTAGTFRLLQEAYETLNDPVRRASYDGACQEEESEPEHRPRPTATRRRRRTFGDDPDYVPRLPRLRLDDIAWWDGVDPDARIRYLPITGPERAPTLALVGGWTLLLLAGLAVDLTAALLACWLGLLVASGAVVVVMLRRHIRAHRADRLFVAEHGGRRIFGQRATTDPQNRAQQLTAELCAKYLTRLPGARVFHGLAWPGSVFEDVDHAVLCGRRLVLVESKTWLPGHYTTDEDGTLWRNGHPFRGGTTRLVEGVEVFEELLPGVEVRGAVLIYPSRSGEVTTVEQDGQVAPMTPAQFVREIGSWLAEDPYSVDREAFTTVLDQVVHD; encoded by the coding sequence GTGCGCGGGGTCGACTACTACGAACTGCTCGGCGTGCGTCGGGATGCGACCGCTTCGGAGATCAAATCCGCGTACCGGACGTTGGCCCGCACCATGCACCCCGACGTCGGTGGCACCGCGGGCACCTTCCGCCTGCTGCAGGAGGCCTACGAGACCCTCAACGACCCGGTGCGCCGGGCCAGCTACGACGGCGCCTGCCAGGAGGAGGAGTCCGAGCCGGAACACCGGCCGCGCCCCACCGCCACCCGCCGTCGCCGCCGGACCTTCGGCGACGACCCCGACTACGTGCCGCGGCTGCCCCGGCTGCGGCTGGACGACATCGCGTGGTGGGACGGCGTCGACCCGGACGCGCGGATCCGCTACCTGCCGATCACCGGCCCCGAGCGCGCCCCCACCCTCGCGCTGGTCGGCGGCTGGACGCTGCTGCTGCTCGCCGGCCTGGCCGTCGACCTGACCGCCGCGCTGCTGGCGTGCTGGCTCGGGCTGCTGGTGGCCTCGGGCGCGGTGGTCGTGGTGATGCTGCGGCGGCACATCCGCGCGCACCGCGCCGACCGGCTGTTCGTCGCGGAGCACGGCGGTCGCCGGATCTTCGGGCAGCGCGCCACCACGGACCCGCAGAACCGCGCCCAGCAGCTCACCGCCGAGCTGTGCGCCAAGTACCTGACCCGGCTGCCCGGCGCGCGGGTGTTCCACGGCCTGGCCTGGCCCGGTTCGGTCTTCGAGGACGTCGACCACGCGGTGCTGTGCGGTCGGCGGCTGGTGCTGGTGGAGTCCAAGACCTGGCTGCCCGGTCACTACACCACCGACGAGGACGGCACCCTGTGGCGCAACGGCCACCCGTTCCGCGGCGGTACGACCAGGCTGGTGGAGGGCGTCGAGGTCTTCGAGGAGCTGCTGCCCGGGGTGGAGGTGCGTGGCGCCGTGCTGATCTACCCGAGCCGCTCCGGTGAGGTCACCACCGTCGAGCAGGACGGGCAGGTCGCGCCGATGACCCCGGCGCAGTTCGTCCGCGAGATCGGCAGCTGGCTGGCCGAGGACCCGTACAGCGTCGACCGCGAGGCCTTCACCACCGTGCTCGACCAGGTCGTCCACGACTGA
- a CDS encoding amino acid permease: protein MSGSAPTGQSTTGWVRVMRRKPISTLVAESGADTGGGELRRSLGVARLTMIGVGSTVGTGIFIVLNEAVPKAGPAVVISFVLAAITAALTALCYAELASTIPVAGASYTYAYATLGELIAFLVGACLLLEYGVAASAVAVGWGEYLNALLGDVVGWQIPAAFSAPPGEGGILNLPAAVLVTACCLLLVRGAKESATINAITVCIKLAVLLLFVAVAFTAFKAENAQPFAPFGAAGVGAAASMVFFSYIGMDTVSTAGEEVRDPRRTLPLAIFWCIAIVTTIYLLVAVAGIGAQPWQAFEGQDAGLAAILSDITGSGWPAIVLAAGGVVSIFGVTLTTIYGQTRILFSMGRDGMVPRFFHTVHPRRRTPVRNTLVVSLFVGLLAAAVPLNTLANLTSMGTLVAFTVVSAGVVVLRRTRPELERGFRVPGYPVVPALSVAACLYLISQLPWSTFLMFAVWIGLALALYFTYSVKHSALAAGEVEPARS, encoded by the coding sequence ATGTCCGGTTCCGCGCCCACCGGCCAGTCCACCACCGGCTGGGTCCGGGTGATGCGGCGCAAACCGATCAGCACGCTCGTCGCCGAGAGCGGTGCCGACACCGGCGGCGGCGAGCTGCGGCGGTCGCTGGGCGTCGCCCGGCTGACCATGATCGGCGTCGGGTCGACGGTCGGCACCGGCATCTTCATCGTGCTCAACGAGGCCGTGCCCAAGGCCGGGCCGGCGGTGGTCATCTCGTTCGTGCTGGCCGCGATCACCGCGGCGCTCACCGCGCTCTGCTACGCCGAGCTCGCCTCCACGATCCCGGTCGCCGGCGCGTCCTACACCTACGCCTACGCCACGCTGGGCGAGCTGATCGCCTTCCTCGTCGGGGCGTGCCTGCTGCTGGAGTACGGGGTAGCGGCCTCGGCGGTGGCGGTCGGCTGGGGCGAGTACCTCAACGCGCTGCTCGGCGACGTGGTCGGCTGGCAGATCCCGGCCGCGTTCAGCGCTCCGCCCGGTGAGGGCGGCATCCTCAACCTCCCGGCCGCGGTGCTGGTCACCGCCTGCTGCCTGCTGCTGGTGCGCGGCGCCAAGGAGTCCGCGACGATCAACGCGATCACGGTGTGCATCAAGCTCGCCGTGCTGCTGCTGTTCGTCGCGGTCGCCTTCACCGCCTTCAAGGCCGAGAACGCCCAGCCGTTCGCCCCGTTCGGCGCGGCGGGCGTCGGCGCCGCCGCCTCGATGGTGTTCTTCTCCTACATCGGCATGGACACCGTCTCCACCGCGGGCGAGGAGGTCCGGGACCCGCGCCGGACGTTGCCGCTGGCGATCTTCTGGTGCATCGCGATCGTCACCACCATCTACCTCCTGGTGGCCGTCGCCGGGATCGGCGCTCAGCCGTGGCAGGCCTTCGAGGGCCAGGACGCGGGCCTGGCGGCGATCCTGAGCGACATCACCGGCTCGGGCTGGCCGGCGATCGTGCTCGCCGCCGGTGGCGTGGTGTCGATCTTCGGCGTCACCCTGACCACGATCTACGGCCAGACCCGGATCCTGTTCTCGATGGGCCGCGACGGGATGGTGCCGCGGTTCTTCCACACGGTGCACCCGCGCCGCCGCACCCCGGTGCGCAACACCCTGGTCGTCTCGCTGTTCGTCGGGCTGCTGGCGGCGGCGGTGCCACTGAACACGCTGGCCAACCTGACGAGCATGGGCACGCTGGTGGCGTTCACCGTCGTCTCCGCGGGCGTGGTGGTCCTGCGCCGCACCCGACCGGAGCTCGAGCGCGGCTTCCGCGTCCCGGGCTACCCGGTGGTCCCGGCCCTGAGCGTCGCCGCGTGCCTCTACCTGATCTCGCAGCTGCCCTGGAGCACGTTCCTGATGTTCGCGGTCTGGATCGGCCTGGCGCTCGCCCTGTACTTCACCTACAGCGTCAAGCACAGCGCCCTGGCCGCCGGCGAGGTCGAGCCCGCCCGCTCCTGA
- a CDS encoding NAD(P)/FAD-dependent oxidoreductase: MKIAVIGLGVLGASTARALALAGAEVTVFERSAPLAGTSGTSFAWTNSHSKDPRAYHDLNVAGMAEHAELAGPGGDWLARTGNLEWAEDAAGAERLAASVAQLTERDYPVEWITPQRARELVPDLRVPEGVRDIAFYPTEGHVFPALLVARLWGEARERGAELRCPVEVRAVSEVEGGARVESTAGTEDFDAVVLATGRWSEALTASAGHRVPMADPDAAGSATVGLLGFTRPLPTRLDRVLTTPRLNVRPDGGGRLIVQGLDLDAQADPAAPPSPDGELAATLCARLTDLLAGTEGARLESLRVGQRSMPADGLTVAGFLGERGTVYVLATHSGITLGPLLGRLAAREVVAGEQQDVLAGFRPQRLVGRSDLPPLRPARFAGQQ; the protein is encoded by the coding sequence ATGAAGATCGCCGTGATCGGTCTCGGGGTGCTGGGCGCCAGCACCGCCCGCGCGTTGGCGCTGGCCGGCGCCGAGGTGACCGTCTTCGAACGGTCCGCCCCGCTGGCCGGGACCTCGGGCACGTCGTTCGCCTGGACCAACTCGCACAGCAAGGACCCGCGCGCCTACCACGACCTCAACGTCGCGGGCATGGCCGAGCACGCCGAGCTGGCCGGTCCCGGTGGGGACTGGTTGGCGCGCACCGGGAACCTGGAGTGGGCCGAGGACGCGGCGGGGGCCGAGCGGCTGGCCGCCTCGGTCGCGCAGCTGACCGAGCGCGACTACCCGGTGGAGTGGATCACCCCGCAGCGGGCCCGCGAGTTGGTGCCGGACCTGCGGGTGCCGGAGGGGGTCCGCGACATCGCCTTCTACCCCACCGAGGGCCACGTCTTCCCGGCGCTGCTCGTCGCGCGCCTGTGGGGCGAGGCGCGGGAGCGCGGTGCCGAGCTCCGCTGCCCGGTCGAAGTGCGCGCGGTGTCCGAAGTGGAGGGTGGCGCGCGCGTCGAGTCCACCGCCGGGACGGAGGACTTCGACGCGGTGGTGCTCGCGACCGGTCGCTGGAGCGAGGCCCTGACCGCGTCGGCCGGCCACCGGGTCCCGATGGCCGACCCGGACGCCGCGGGCTCGGCCACGGTCGGGCTGCTCGGCTTCACCCGGCCGCTGCCGACCCGGCTGGACCGGGTGCTGACCACGCCGCGCCTCAACGTCCGCCCGGACGGCGGTGGGCGGCTCATCGTGCAGGGGCTGGACCTCGACGCCCAGGCCGACCCCGCCGCCCCGCCGTCCCCGGACGGTGAGCTGGCCGCGACGCTGTGCGCCCGCCTGACCGACCTGCTCGCGGGGACTGAGGGCGCGCGCCTGGAGTCGTTGCGCGTCGGGCAGCGCTCGATGCCGGCCGACGGCCTCACGGTCGCCGGGTTCCTCGGCGAGCGCGGCACGGTCTACGTGCTCGCCACGCACAGCGGCATCACCCTCGGCCCGCTGCTGGGCCGCCTGGCGGCCCGGGAGGTCGTCGCCGGTGAGCAGCAGGACGTCCTCGCCGGGTTCCGGCCCCAGCGCCTGGTCGGGCGTTCCGACCTGCCGCCGCTGCGCCCGGCCCGCTTCGCCGGCCAGCAGTAG